Proteins found in one Stigmatella erecta genomic segment:
- a CDS encoding RCC1 domain-containing protein, with the protein MRPRRQPGRWALLATVVLGGGVGCTDFDGERAAFCQRNPDRCGVAPTGPEPSPDTTPPAIIDHSQSASSVMAQDVVRFQVVARDEETPVLGFSWTASAGALGEPSSAETTSEVMWTAPACMPAGTAVTVTATVRGAGELTAPHAFTVSANPCPAPALAAGYAHALALRDDGTVWGWGENGSGQLGDGTSTHRLAPVQVTGLHSVIAISAGYYHSLAIRSDGTVWAWGHNGFGQLGDGSNAHRAVPVQVPGLSKVVAVTAGGVHSLALRSDGFVWGWGYNREGQVGDGTLIDRNAPVPLSEISGVTAVATGLYHSLALRNDGTVWAWGRNGYGQLGDGSQMERRSPVPLSGLGPAVAIVSGGNHSLALQSHGELWSWGQNESGALGDGTDVNRPVPGPVLRLGNLVAMDACEGHSLALRSDGTVWAWGANYGGQLGDGTYMNKKFPVPVSGLESVLAISVGEYYSLAARSDGTVWAWGVNKSGQLGDGTVTDHILPGQVSGLRLVTSVPTGP; encoded by the coding sequence ATGAGGCCCCGGAGGCAGCCCGGACGCTGGGCGCTGCTGGCCACGGTGGTGCTGGGCGGTGGGGTGGGGTGCACGGACTTCGACGGGGAACGGGCGGCCTTCTGCCAGCGCAACCCGGACCGGTGTGGCGTGGCTCCCACGGGGCCGGAGCCCTCCCCGGACACGACGCCTCCCGCCATCATCGATCACTCCCAGTCGGCCAGCAGCGTGATGGCGCAGGACGTGGTCCGGTTTCAGGTGGTGGCGCGGGACGAAGAGACCCCGGTGCTGGGGTTCTCGTGGACGGCCAGCGCCGGTGCCCTTGGGGAGCCGTCGAGCGCGGAGACCACCAGCGAGGTGATGTGGACGGCGCCCGCGTGTATGCCCGCGGGCACTGCGGTCACGGTCACGGCTACGGTCCGCGGTGCTGGGGAGTTGACCGCCCCCCATGCCTTCACCGTGTCCGCGAACCCTTGTCCCGCGCCAGCCCTCGCTGCTGGGTATGCCCACGCATTGGCCCTTCGCGACGATGGCACCGTCTGGGGTTGGGGCGAGAATGGGAGTGGGCAGCTCGGAGATGGAACCAGCACCCATCGCCTGGCCCCGGTGCAGGTGACCGGGCTGCACAGTGTGATCGCGATCTCCGCAGGCTATTACCATTCACTGGCGATCCGGAGTGATGGCACGGTGTGGGCCTGGGGGCATAACGGTTTTGGGCAGCTCGGCGATGGATCGAATGCCCATCGTGCCGTTCCCGTGCAAGTGCCTGGATTGAGCAAGGTCGTCGCTGTCACCGCAGGGGGAGTCCATTCGCTGGCGCTTCGCAGCGACGGTTTCGTCTGGGGGTGGGGTTACAACCGCGAGGGGCAAGTCGGCGATGGAACACTCATCGACCGCAACGCTCCGGTGCCACTGTCTGAAATCAGTGGTGTGACTGCTGTGGCCACAGGCCTCTACCATTCGCTGGCGCTTCGGAATGACGGCACGGTGTGGGCATGGGGCCGGAACGGTTATGGCCAACTCGGAGATGGCTCCCAGATGGAGCGGCGCTCTCCGGTGCCGCTGTCCGGACTTGGTCCTGCGGTGGCGATTGTATCCGGCGGCAACCACTCGCTTGCGCTTCAGAGCCATGGAGAGCTGTGGAGCTGGGGGCAAAACGAGTCGGGTGCTCTCGGGGATGGGACGGATGTGAACCGGCCCGTTCCTGGACCTGTGCTGCGGTTGGGCAACCTCGTCGCGATGGATGCGTGCGAGGGCCATTCCCTGGCACTTCGAAGCGATGGCACCGTCTGGGCCTGGGGGGCCAATTACGGCGGGCAGCTCGGGGATGGGACATACATGAACAAGAAGTTCCCCGTGCCGGTCTCGGGACTCGAAAGCGTGCTCGCGATCTCCGTAGGGGAGTATTACTCCCTGGCGGCTCGAAGCGATGGCACCGTCTGGGCGTGGGGAGTCAATAAAAGCGGGCAGCTGGGAGATGGGACGGTCACGGACCACATTCTTCCGGGACAAGTCTCTGGACTGCGCCTGGTGACGTCCGTGCCGACGGGGCCCTGA
- a CDS encoding family 43 glycosylhydrolase, which produces MEAASVAITNGPVWYDTTGGTIQAHGGAVIQVGSTYYWIGEDKLHNSATFRNVVCYSSPDLKNWKWVGYPLKPSSHAELASSKIERPKVIYNAATGKYVMWMHYENAADYSLARVAVASSSSVCGSYTYHGSFRPLGYESRDMTVFKDDDGSAYLLSASNSGTGTNGSLASFKLTADYLNVSTFLGWVAENGHREAPAIAKQGGRYFLITSGASGWYPNQAKYMTATSMSGPWSAPQNLGNTSTFYSQSNFILPVQGSSGTAYVYMGNRWNPGLLGDSRYIWLPLTLNGSSGTASLEWHSTWNLDAATGAVSYPALVNHALGKPATASSAASGFAAGRANDGNYQAEWKATGVTWPSWWQVDLGSAKNIREVDISWFLHNGSEAYYQYRIEYSTDGSSWVSIDRTGNKTYGFTTDAVNFTARYVRIVLVKAVLWNNPNNWYTPILYEVQLLGG; this is translated from the coding sequence GTGGAAGCCGCGAGCGTGGCCATCACCAACGGGCCGGTCTGGTATGACACGACCGGTGGAACCATCCAGGCCCACGGTGGGGCCGTCATCCAGGTGGGCTCCACCTACTACTGGATTGGCGAGGACAAGCTTCACAACTCGGCGACCTTCCGGAACGTCGTCTGTTACTCGTCGCCCGATCTGAAGAATTGGAAGTGGGTCGGCTATCCGCTGAAGCCCTCGTCCCATGCCGAGCTGGCCAGCAGCAAGATCGAACGGCCCAAGGTCATCTACAACGCGGCCACCGGCAAGTACGTCATGTGGATGCACTACGAGAACGCCGCTGACTACTCGCTGGCCCGCGTCGCCGTGGCCTCCAGCAGCTCGGTGTGCGGCAGCTACACGTACCACGGCAGCTTCCGGCCGCTGGGCTATGAGTCCCGGGACATGACCGTCTTCAAGGACGATGACGGCAGTGCCTATCTCCTGTCCGCCTCGAACTCCGGTACCGGCACCAACGGTTCCCTCGCGTCCTTCAAGCTGACGGCGGATTACCTCAATGTGTCCACGTTCCTTGGCTGGGTGGCCGAGAACGGGCACCGTGAGGCGCCTGCGATCGCCAAGCAGGGCGGGCGGTACTTTCTGATCACCTCGGGCGCTTCCGGCTGGTATCCGAATCAGGCCAAGTACATGACGGCCACGTCCATGAGCGGGCCGTGGTCGGCCCCGCAGAACCTCGGCAACACCTCGACGTTCTACTCGCAGTCCAACTTCATCCTGCCCGTGCAGGGCTCCTCGGGCACGGCGTACGTCTACATGGGCAACCGCTGGAACCCGGGCCTGCTCGGGGACTCCCGCTACATCTGGCTGCCCCTCACCTTGAATGGCTCCAGCGGGACCGCCTCCCTGGAGTGGCACAGCACCTGGAACCTCGATGCCGCCACCGGTGCCGTGTCGTATCCGGCGCTCGTCAACCATGCCCTGGGCAAGCCCGCGACCGCCAGCTCCGCGGCGTCCGGCTTCGCCGCGGGCCGCGCGAACGACGGCAACTATCAGGCCGAGTGGAAGGCCACCGGCGTTACCTGGCCGTCCTGGTGGCAGGTGGATCTCGGCTCGGCCAAGAACATCCGCGAGGTGGATATCTCGTGGTTCCTCCACAACGGTTCGGAGGCCTATTACCAGTACCGCATCGAGTACAGCACCGACGGCTCAAGCTGGGTGTCCATCGACCGGACCGGAAACAAGACGTATGGCTTCACGACCGATGCCGTGAACTTCACCGCCCGGTATGTCCGCATCGTGCTCGTCAAGGCCGTGCTCTGGAACAACCCCAACAACTGGTACACGCCCATCCTCTACGAGGTTCAGCTGCTCGGGGGCTGA
- a CDS encoding CapA family protein, with protein MFLSVLLVVPLLSAAPPPPPARVELVFGGDVISHGDVRRTAAEHFRKAGPPVKGSPTPSLNHEGWDQLFGPIADVLRTADVAVVNLETPITANPKAVTRELLFNAPPALAQSLAAAGVRLVSTGNNHARDQHLTGLVETLQHLEAAGVRHVGTGASRVEAWAPVVMEAQGVRLGFLSFSRLLNGFNNPVEATQPHVALVPYPRTGRPSGVEQLLERVRTAATRCDVLVVLVHWGAEYTVKPLPEDEALAHALIEAGAGAVIGHHPHVLQPLEAYTTKGGRRGLIAYSLGNLVANQGRFYAHTPRGSGKAGDTRDSMLLRVSWRRHAPGGPVQLDEVAALPVWIENNARTRKRKQRRFIQPVLIDREVAVLEERLAALAVQPLPAKEARGLEQRLALMKYRRERILKMLPEGFAVASPQLRLRRGLAAGPVAVQAP; from the coding sequence GTGTTCCTGTCCGTTCTCCTGGTGGTCCCCCTGCTGTCCGCGGCGCCGCCTCCGCCTCCCGCGCGGGTCGAGCTCGTCTTCGGCGGGGATGTGATTTCCCACGGGGATGTGCGGCGCACGGCGGCGGAGCACTTCCGCAAGGCAGGGCCCCCCGTGAAGGGCTCGCCCACGCCTTCGCTCAACCATGAGGGGTGGGATCAGCTCTTCGGGCCCATCGCCGACGTGCTGCGCACCGCGGACGTGGCGGTGGTGAACCTGGAGACGCCCATCACCGCCAACCCGAAGGCGGTGACGCGGGAGCTTCTCTTCAATGCGCCGCCGGCCCTAGCCCAGTCGCTCGCGGCGGCCGGGGTGAGGCTCGTCTCCACGGGCAACAACCACGCCCGGGATCAGCACCTGACGGGCCTGGTGGAGACGCTCCAGCACCTGGAGGCCGCGGGCGTCCGGCACGTGGGCACGGGGGCCTCGCGGGTGGAAGCCTGGGCCCCCGTGGTGATGGAGGCGCAGGGCGTGCGGCTTGGGTTTCTGTCCTTCTCCCGCCTGCTCAATGGCTTCAACAACCCCGTGGAGGCCACGCAGCCCCATGTGGCGCTCGTGCCTTACCCCAGGACCGGGCGTCCCTCGGGAGTCGAGCAGCTCCTGGAGCGGGTGCGCACGGCGGCCACGCGGTGCGATGTGCTCGTCGTGCTGGTGCACTGGGGCGCGGAGTACACGGTGAAGCCCCTTCCCGAGGATGAAGCGCTGGCGCATGCGCTCATCGAGGCGGGCGCCGGGGCGGTGATTGGCCACCACCCGCACGTGTTGCAGCCGCTGGAGGCGTACACCACGAAGGGCGGCCGGCGGGGGCTCATCGCCTACTCCCTGGGCAACCTGGTGGCGAACCAGGGCCGGTTCTATGCCCATACCCCTCGCGGCTCCGGCAAGGCGGGGGACACCCGGGACTCCATGCTGCTGCGCGTCTCCTGGCGCCGGCATGCGCCGGGGGGGCCCGTGCAGCTCGACGAGGTGGCCGCGCTGCCGGTGTGGATCGAAAACAACGCGCGTACTCGCAAGCGCAAGCAACGCCGGTTCATTCAGCCCGTGCTCATCGACCGTGAGGTGGCGGTGCTGGAAGAGCGGCTCGCGGCGCTGGCCGTGCAACCGCTCCCGGCGAAGGAGGCGAGGGGACTGGAGCAGCGGCTGGCGCTCATGAAGTACCGGCGCGAGCGCATCCTGAAGATGCTGCCTGAGGGGTTCGCGGTGGCCTCGCCACAGCTTCGCCTCCGGAGGGGGCTGGCGGCGGGACCCGTGGCGGTGCAGGCCCCTTAA
- a CDS encoding chloride channel protein has product MNPRQSLRALAQWVVLGTLVGAVCGVASAGFLFLLEEATATREHHAWLVYALPGAGLAVGALYARWGASIRGGNNLILDTVHEGDRQVPLRMAPLVLLGTVLTHLFGGSAGREGTAVQMGGSLADAIAHRFRVSPDTRRELLAAGIAGGFGSVFGTPIAGAVFGLEVLVVGRLGYEALLPALIASVVGDLTTRGLGIVHTAYPAPGVLPLTGGVLAKWLVFAVAVAAVAVLFVEGTHRLKQALEGRIPALPWRMAAGGLAVVGLWQLAGTDMYLGLGVPTLVRAFVDPSLPVSAFAWKLVFTAVTLGAGFLGGEVTPLFFIGAALGNVLARLLGLPLDLGAAVGMAALFAAAANTPLALSIMAVELVGASVLPHVAIVATGAYLLTGHRGIYPAQRIARLKYGGPLLARPTALRELPAPEAPTPREPP; this is encoded by the coding sequence GTGAACCCGCGGCAGAGCCTCCGCGCCCTGGCGCAATGGGTGGTGCTCGGAACGCTCGTGGGGGCGGTGTGCGGGGTGGCCTCCGCCGGCTTCCTCTTCCTCCTGGAGGAGGCCACCGCCACGCGCGAGCACCACGCCTGGCTCGTCTACGCGCTGCCGGGCGCGGGGCTCGCGGTGGGGGCGCTCTACGCGCGGTGGGGCGCGTCCATCCGGGGAGGAAACAATCTCATCCTGGACACCGTGCACGAGGGGGACCGGCAGGTGCCGCTGCGCATGGCGCCGCTGGTGCTGCTGGGCACGGTCCTCACGCACCTGTTTGGCGGCAGCGCGGGGCGGGAGGGCACCGCGGTGCAGATGGGCGGCAGCCTGGCGGACGCCATCGCGCACCGCTTCCGCGTGTCCCCGGACACCCGGCGCGAGCTGCTCGCCGCGGGCATCGCGGGAGGCTTTGGCTCGGTGTTCGGCACCCCCATCGCGGGCGCGGTGTTCGGCCTGGAGGTGCTCGTGGTGGGCCGCCTGGGCTACGAGGCCCTGCTGCCGGCCCTCATCGCCTCGGTGGTGGGAGACCTCACGACGCGGGGGCTGGGCATCGTGCACACGGCGTACCCGGCGCCGGGCGTCCTGCCGCTGACAGGCGGGGTGTTGGCCAAGTGGCTGGTGTTCGCGGTGGCGGTGGCGGCGGTGGCCGTCCTCTTCGTGGAGGGAACCCACCGGCTGAAGCAGGCGCTGGAGGGGCGCATCCCCGCCCTGCCCTGGCGCATGGCGGCCGGAGGGCTCGCGGTGGTGGGGCTGTGGCAGCTGGCGGGAACGGACATGTACCTGGGGCTGGGGGTGCCCACGCTGGTGCGCGCCTTCGTGGACCCCTCGCTTCCGGTGTCCGCGTTCGCGTGGAAGCTCGTCTTCACGGCGGTGACGCTGGGGGCGGGCTTCCTGGGCGGCGAGGTGACGCCGCTGTTCTTCATCGGCGCGGCGCTCGGCAACGTGCTGGCGCGGCTGCTGGGGCTGCCCCTGGACTTGGGGGCGGCGGTGGGCATGGCGGCCCTCTTCGCCGCCGCGGCCAACACGCCCCTGGCGCTGAGCATCATGGCGGTGGAGCTGGTGGGCGCCAGCGTGCTGCCCCACGTGGCCATCGTGGCCACGGGGGCGTACCTGCTCACGGGGCACCGGGGCATCTACCCCGCGCAGCGCATCGCCCGGCTCAAGTACGGAGGCCCCCTGCTCGCGCGGCCCACGGCCTTACGGGAGCTGCCAGCCCCGGAGGCGCCCACGCCGCGGGAGCCCCCTTAA